A part of Prolixibacteraceae bacterium genomic DNA contains:
- a CDS encoding lactoylglutathione lyase family protein gives MDEANNTYPRTFSHIGITVPDIEKAVKFYTEVMGFYVLMEPTLVEEEQDTAIGKMCVDVFDQGWGSFKIAHLSTGDKIGVELFEFPQSKSLKVDFDPFRCGLFHFCIQDPDIEGLIEKIVAAGGKQRMPIREYYPGEKPYRMCYVEDPFGTVFEIYTHSYELTYSAGAYQ, from the coding sequence ATGGATGAAGCAAATAATACATACCCAAGAACTTTTTCTCATATCGGCATAACTGTACCAGATATTGAGAAAGCCGTAAAGTTTTATACTGAAGTAATGGGCTTTTATGTATTGATGGAGCCCACATTGGTTGAAGAAGAACAGGATACTGCGATAGGAAAAATGTGTGTAGATGTGTTTGACCAAGGCTGGGGTTCATTTAAAATAGCCCATTTGTCAACGGGAGATAAAATTGGTGTCGAGCTGTTCGAATTTCCACAGAGTAAGTCGTTAAAAGTTGATTTCGATCCTTTCCGATGTGGACTATTCCATTTCTGTATACAAGATCCCGATATTGAGGGACTCATAGAAAAGATTGTAGCAGCAGGAGGGAAGCAACGGATGCCTATTCGAGAGTATTACCCAGGAGAGAAACCGTATCGCATGTGCTATGTAGAAGATCCTTTTGGAACCGTATTTGAAATCTATACCCACTCATACGAGTTAACCTACTCTGCAGGTGCCTACCAGTAA
- a CDS encoding alpha-N-acetylglucosaminidase, giving the protein MKQLIVSLLLLLQCVGCTEDKKHQELYRFIERIAPQYQDNIIIKIEKDNRDNDYCELETINNKLLIRGNSKGAITRGIKHYLTRYCYRSTSWCGDNMNLPEIQPKVNPKEIISSPFEYRYYLNYCTHSYSMAFWDWTRWEKEIDWMALNGINITLAITGQSKVWQNTLRRLEYSEDDINAFIPGPAFEAWWLMGNLEGWGGGVPQEYIDNRAILQKKIVNRMRELGIEPVLQGFYGMVPHASIKKYPDADIRDVGTWCGYRRPAFLTPEDPLFEKFSTIFYEEQKKLYGENKFFGGDPFHEGGQTKGINVTKAGERIFTMMNQENNGATWVLQAWQNNPRTALLKGIPKKKAIVLDLWGEVRPQWGGTTSLWKRDKGFIGHDWIWCTVPNFGGNTGIYGKIETIAEDAYFALKSPKNKGLSGIGSAMEGIGTYPVVYDFIYDLGWTENKIDIDQWIASYAKARYGILNKEINQAWSTLLHSVYSCPRNKGAEGCPENILCARPKEKIKSVSSWGKSDIYYNPQQLIDATSLLLSQSSKLHELDTYQYDVVDFVRQIMAIKAQKLHMDLEEADKAENITEVKSIGDQLLQLILDEEKLLMTRKEFLVGQWIQQARNMVEQPKNKDLMEWNARTQITSWGNRHAANKGGLHDYAHKEWVGVLSQLYYPRWEKYIHRKIAILKGEKPKDIDWFALEDQWSRSHIETITSPQGDAADTAIYMFNKYSQL; this is encoded by the coding sequence ATGAAACAACTAATTGTATCATTACTACTTCTTTTACAATGTGTAGGCTGCACAGAAGATAAAAAACACCAAGAACTATATCGTTTTATAGAACGTATTGCCCCACAATACCAAGACAACATCATCATTAAGATTGAAAAAGACAATCGAGATAATGACTATTGTGAACTTGAAACGATAAACAATAAGCTTCTTATTAGAGGGAATAGTAAAGGAGCAATTACACGAGGGATAAAACACTATCTAACGAGATATTGCTATCGTAGCACCTCTTGGTGTGGTGATAATATGAACCTCCCAGAGATTCAACCTAAAGTAAATCCCAAAGAAATTATATCCTCTCCTTTTGAATATCGATATTACTTAAACTATTGCACCCATAGCTATAGTATGGCTTTCTGGGATTGGACGAGATGGGAGAAAGAGATTGATTGGATGGCATTAAATGGAATAAATATCACATTAGCCATAACAGGACAGTCCAAAGTTTGGCAAAATACATTACGAAGACTCGAGTATAGTGAAGATGATATTAATGCATTTATTCCAGGACCTGCATTTGAAGCATGGTGGTTAATGGGAAACCTTGAAGGATGGGGAGGAGGAGTTCCTCAAGAATATATTGATAATAGAGCCATACTTCAGAAGAAAATCGTAAATAGAATGAGAGAGCTAGGCATTGAACCAGTGCTTCAAGGTTTCTATGGAATGGTTCCACATGCTTCTATAAAAAAATACCCTGATGCAGACATTCGAGATGTAGGAACTTGGTGTGGCTACCGACGTCCAGCTTTTCTTACCCCAGAAGATCCGCTATTTGAAAAATTCAGTACGATATTCTATGAAGAACAGAAGAAGCTTTATGGCGAGAATAAATTCTTCGGAGGCGACCCTTTTCATGAAGGAGGACAAACGAAAGGAATAAACGTAACAAAAGCAGGAGAGCGTATTTTCACCATGATGAATCAAGAAAATAATGGTGCTACATGGGTGTTACAAGCATGGCAAAATAACCCGAGAACGGCTCTCTTAAAAGGAATACCTAAGAAAAAAGCGATTGTTCTTGACCTTTGGGGAGAAGTAAGACCTCAATGGGGTGGTACTACTTCTCTGTGGAAACGAGATAAAGGTTTTATCGGTCATGATTGGATATGGTGTACCGTTCCTAACTTTGGAGGAAATACTGGCATTTACGGAAAAATAGAGACCATTGCGGAGGACGCCTACTTTGCTCTTAAAAGCCCTAAGAACAAAGGTCTTTCTGGTATCGGTTCAGCCATGGAAGGTATTGGAACTTATCCTGTAGTTTACGACTTTATTTATGATCTTGGATGGACTGAGAATAAAATAGATATTGACCAATGGATTGCTTCATATGCAAAAGCGAGATATGGTATACTAAACAAAGAGATCAATCAAGCTTGGTCTACTCTATTACACTCTGTCTATAGTTGCCCTAGAAATAAAGGTGCTGAAGGTTGCCCTGAAAATATTCTTTGCGCACGTCCCAAAGAAAAGATTAAAAGTGTATCTAGTTGGGGCAAATCAGATATCTATTACAATCCCCAACAACTTATTGATGCTACAAGCTTATTGCTTTCGCAGAGCAGTAAACTACATGAGTTAGACACTTACCAATATGATGTGGTAGATTTCGTTCGACAAATCATGGCCATTAAGGCACAAAAACTACACATGGATTTAGAAGAAGCTGACAAAGCTGAAAATATCACAGAAGTAAAATCAATTGGAGACCAATTACTACAACTAATTCTTGATGAAGAAAAACTCTTAATGACAAGAAAAGAATTCCTTGTAGGACAATGGATTCAACAAGCAAGAAATATGGTAGAACAGCCCAAAAACAAAGATTTAATGGAATGGAATGCTCGTACACAAATCACGAGCTGGGGAAATAGACATGCTGCCAATAAAGGTGGACTTCACGACTATGCTCACAAAGAATGGGTCGGAGTTCTCTCGCAACTTTATTATCCTAGATGGGAGAAATATATACATCGAAAAATAGCCATTCTAAAAGGAGAAAAACCAAAAGATATAGATTGGTTTGCATTAGAAGATCAATGGTCTAGATCTCACATAGAAACGATTACCTCTCCACAAGGAGATGCAGCTGATACCGCAATATACATGTTCAATAAATATAGTCAGTTATAG
- the eno gene encoding phosphopyruvate hydratase, with the protein MMKIEDVFAQEVIDSRGNPTVEAWVTLDNGIHASAIVPSGASTGEREAYELRDGDPTRYLGKGVTKAVDNVNVIISDALSGKEVSGQEEVDRIMIDLDGTPNKSKLGANAILAVSLAFAKAAAHYHDQHFFEYFSFNGDEFVMPVPCMNVINGGVHADNNVDFQEFMIAPHHADSFEEAIRMGLETFHHLKKVLKAKGYNTAVGDEGGFAPNLKSNEEAVEVIIEAIESAGYRPGTDISICLDPASSEMWKDGKYHFFKSDGSYKSSEEMVALWESWIDKYPIVLLEDGMAENDWEGWEKLTARLGNKVELVGDDIFCTNPKILEEGIERGVANSILIKLNQIGTLTETLETIRMAYANGYNCFISHRSGETEDTTIADLTVAVGAGHLKTGSGCRSERIAKFNQLLRIERYLGDQATFAGISTFKNK; encoded by the coding sequence ATTATGAAGATAGAAGATGTTTTTGCTCAGGAGGTTATTGATAGTCGTGGTAATCCTACCGTAGAGGCATGGGTAACTTTAGATAATGGGATTCATGCAAGTGCCATCGTACCATCCGGTGCCTCTACAGGAGAACGAGAGGCATATGAATTACGAGATGGAGATCCTACTCGTTATTTAGGAAAAGGGGTGACTAAAGCCGTTGATAATGTTAATGTAATTATCTCAGATGCGTTGTCAGGAAAAGAGGTCAGTGGACAAGAAGAGGTGGATCGTATTATGATTGATCTTGATGGTACTCCAAATAAATCGAAATTAGGTGCCAATGCTATTTTGGCTGTATCGTTGGCATTTGCAAAAGCTGCTGCTCATTATCATGATCAACATTTCTTTGAGTATTTTTCGTTCAATGGAGATGAGTTTGTAATGCCTGTTCCATGTATGAATGTGATTAATGGAGGTGTTCATGCCGATAATAATGTCGATTTCCAAGAGTTTATGATTGCCCCTCATCATGCCGATAGTTTTGAAGAAGCTATTCGAATGGGGTTAGAGACATTCCACCATTTGAAGAAAGTTTTGAAAGCGAAAGGATATAATACAGCCGTTGGTGACGAAGGTGGTTTTGCCCCGAATTTAAAGTCAAATGAGGAGGCTGTAGAGGTGATTATCGAAGCGATTGAGAGTGCTGGTTACAGGCCAGGAACGGATATCTCTATCTGCCTTGACCCAGCATCTAGTGAGATGTGGAAAGATGGTAAATATCATTTCTTTAAATCAGATGGTTCATATAAGAGTTCAGAAGAGATGGTTGCGCTTTGGGAGTCGTGGATTGATAAATACCCAATTGTACTTTTAGAAGATGGTATGGCCGAGAATGATTGGGAAGGATGGGAGAAATTGACTGCACGCTTGGGTAATAAAGTTGAGCTGGTAGGTGATGATATTTTCTGTACAAATCCTAAGATTTTGGAAGAGGGAATTGAAAGAGGTGTAGCTAACTCTATTCTCATTAAGTTAAATCAGATCGGTACACTTACAGAGACTCTAGAGACCATACGTATGGCTTATGCTAATGGTTATAACTGTTTCATCTCACATCGTTCTGGTGAGACTGAAGATACTACGATTGCTGATTTAACTGTGGCTGTAGGTGCTGGTCATCTGAAGACAGGCTCTGGTTGTAGAAGTGAGCGTATCGCAAAGTTCAATCAGTTATTACGTATCGAGCGTTACTTGGGGGATCAAGCTACTTTTGCTGGTATCTCCACATTTAAAAACAAGTAA
- a CDS encoding RagB/SusD family nutrient uptake outer membrane protein, translating into MKTYHINKIITSLLLVLILVGCEGNLEPVTYNQLSPSNFPKNAEDVRTAVTGCYSKMGSYQIPNWQNRLIMNIATTDEFVCFWGHWSWEDYSKFLWNSSSDNVILSYTEYIQAHTICINTIDRISQVAMNEDLKKRYIAEIHGLMAMLSYTLYDFYGPVPLVTNTKITMDPNTTFLPKRQTKEWMIKYIEENVQKAVEGTPKIYAESDFGRVTQGTALMALLKLYMHEKMWDKANATADQITALGVYQLQDTYKSIFSIANEKNSEIIWALPRNVSDMFNQWLAHVLPSPYVSPQGIPVQKWGGYKVPWVMYDKFEEGKDQRLECLWRYINTKDGVLDLKASTEAWAKLGAIPVKYDEDPASTGLAHGNDYVVYRYAEVLLSKAEALNELNGLNQTSVDLVNEIRNRAGATPITIGMFTDKNDFNNYILDERFRELFCEGSRREDLIRHGKYIEKAIERGAVGISETHNLFPIPQIARNENPNITQNPGY; encoded by the coding sequence ATGAAAACATATCATATAAATAAAATAATCACTTCTCTACTACTTGTTCTCATCTTAGTAGGGTGTGAAGGAAACCTTGAACCGGTTACATACAACCAATTAAGTCCAAGCAATTTCCCTAAAAATGCAGAAGATGTACGAACAGCTGTTACTGGATGTTATTCCAAAATGGGAAGCTATCAAATCCCTAACTGGCAAAATCGATTAATCATGAATATCGCAACCACGGATGAATTTGTCTGCTTCTGGGGACATTGGTCGTGGGAGGATTATTCAAAATTCTTATGGAACTCAAGTAGTGATAATGTTATATTATCATATACAGAATATATACAAGCACATACCATATGTATTAACACTATTGATCGTATTAGTCAAGTCGCGATGAACGAGGACCTCAAAAAACGTTATATCGCAGAGATACATGGATTAATGGCCATGCTATCATATACACTTTACGATTTCTATGGTCCCGTTCCTTTAGTAACGAACACTAAGATCACAATGGACCCTAATACTACTTTTTTGCCTAAGAGACAGACAAAAGAGTGGATGATTAAATATATCGAAGAGAATGTTCAAAAAGCCGTAGAAGGTACACCTAAAATCTATGCAGAAAGCGACTTTGGTAGGGTAACACAAGGAACTGCATTAATGGCTTTACTAAAACTATATATGCATGAAAAGATGTGGGATAAAGCAAATGCTACTGCTGATCAAATAACGGCGCTAGGTGTTTACCAACTGCAAGACACTTATAAATCTATCTTTAGTATTGCCAACGAGAAAAATAGTGAAATTATATGGGCACTACCTCGTAATGTGTCCGATATGTTTAATCAGTGGCTAGCGCACGTGCTTCCGTCACCTTATGTTTCACCACAAGGAATACCTGTACAGAAATGGGGTGGTTATAAAGTTCCATGGGTTATGTATGATAAATTTGAAGAAGGCAAAGATCAACGACTTGAATGCCTTTGGAGGTATATCAATACCAAGGATGGCGTATTAGATCTGAAAGCATCTACAGAGGCTTGGGCAAAGCTTGGTGCTATACCGGTTAAATACGATGAAGACCCAGCAAGTACTGGTCTAGCACATGGTAATGACTATGTAGTATATCGATATGCGGAAGTTCTTTTATCTAAAGCCGAAGCATTAAACGAACTAAATGGACTTAATCAAACAAGCGTTGACTTAGTAAATGAAATTCGTAATCGCGCTGGAGCTACTCCTATCACAATAGGAATGTTTACAGATAAAAATGACTTCAATAACTATATTCTTGATGAACGTTTTAGAGAGTTATTCTGCGAAGGTTCACGTAGAGAAGATCTTATTCGTCACGGGAAATATATTGAAAAGGCAATAGAAAGAGGAGCCGTTGGAATATCAGAAACACACAACCTGTTCCCTATTCCTCAAATTGCTCGTAATGAGAATCCTAATATTACTCAAAACCCTGGGTACTAA
- a CDS encoding FUSC family protein translates to MIHNDKIKLGILYGFIVLVYLSISWTLRIPHMEWGLLTTSIIFIPNYKRSIQSAVERISGTIIGIATIILMYHLVPNNSIRYFVMLLVLLFGHMTIRWNKIHNFIFYFTLTLGIFGIGSEVNLHSDIYTNGLKYKIIQVVIGSLIASISLFIYAKTTSLETDETSQNQILNQPPHYDLFHLRGIISYLTLICIYFITQSAVVWKIGMIFTILLSVTSIIKNPPFCFFNIYTQITLIVIILCCIYDLNARYLSALSI, encoded by the coding sequence ATGATACACAATGACAAAATAAAATTAGGGATTCTTTATGGTTTTATCGTTTTGGTATACCTTAGTATCTCTTGGACTCTGAGAATTCCACATATGGAATGGGGACTATTAACCACATCCATCATATTTATCCCAAACTATAAGAGATCTATTCAATCTGCCGTAGAAAGGATTTCTGGGACCATTATTGGTATTGCAACCATCATCTTAATGTATCATCTGGTTCCCAATAACTCCATTCGCTATTTCGTGATGCTTCTAGTTCTCCTATTTGGTCATATGACAATACGATGGAATAAAATCCATAATTTTATCTTCTATTTCACTCTAACACTAGGAATCTTTGGCATTGGCAGTGAAGTAAACCTTCATTCCGATATATACACAAATGGGCTAAAATATAAAATTATTCAAGTCGTTATTGGCTCATTGATAGCCTCGATATCACTATTTATTTATGCAAAGACTACAAGTTTAGAAACGGACGAGACTTCACAAAATCAAATACTCAACCAACCTCCTCATTACGACTTATTTCACTTGAGAGGTATTATTTCATATCTCACACTTATCTGTATCTACTTTATCACACAGAGTGCAGTCGTTTGGAAAATTGGTATGATCTTTACCATATTACTTTCGGTTACTTCTATAATCAAGAATCCTCCTTTTTGTTTCTTCAATATTTACACACAAATAACACTCATAGTTATAATATTGTGTTGCATTTATGATTTGAATGCAAGATACTTATCTGCTTTATCTATCTAA
- a CDS encoding DUF1214 domain-containing protein: MMKKLLLPLLLALLVVGCNTKKKKQQEKENLTSEQIVKRLTNAYLYGYPLLSMDYTRINSTNVEFPNKRGKAPINQFATLQGFPKAGFKGVVRPNLDTYYCLIWTDLRKEPLYITIPKTDRYYLMPILNAYTEVISSVGSRTTGQDKIDFVLAGPNFKGELPKGAKIIRSATNMNWLLGRLAVANNKDGRDAVKNFQKKLKVVPLSERDNPNYQAPKGSYIPKNNLVPMAVVDGLDIVSYYNQMLALMVDNPSLVQDTKMIKEMASVGLYPGQKFDIQQFSEEVQEKIKNIPEEVQLAFTERTNNPSPKTFVNGWNYITGLLGNYGTKYSLRAYIAKIGLGANQDIDAIYPNTAVDLDGAILSSKLKYKIHFDAKDLPPVKGFWSITVYDKEGFLVDNPIDRYCVGSMKPLQYNKDGSLDIYLQAKAPKRNKENWLPTPQDGSNFELTMRLYWPKKSALERKWNIPGVQKVK, encoded by the coding sequence ATGATGAAAAAATTACTACTTCCATTACTCTTGGCACTACTTGTGGTTGGGTGTAATACAAAAAAGAAGAAACAGCAGGAGAAAGAGAATCTCACTTCTGAACAGATCGTCAAAAGATTAACCAATGCATATCTTTATGGCTATCCATTACTGTCAATGGATTACACTCGAATAAATAGTACCAACGTCGAATTTCCAAATAAAAGAGGAAAAGCTCCAATCAATCAGTTTGCGACACTTCAAGGTTTTCCTAAAGCAGGTTTTAAAGGTGTAGTACGTCCAAATCTTGATACATACTACTGTTTGATATGGACCGATTTAAGAAAAGAGCCACTATATATCACCATCCCTAAAACCGACAGATACTATTTGATGCCGATACTTAATGCTTATACAGAGGTTATCTCTTCTGTTGGCTCAAGAACCACAGGGCAGGATAAAATTGATTTTGTTCTTGCTGGCCCTAATTTTAAAGGGGAGTTACCAAAGGGAGCTAAGATTATACGATCTGCAACCAATATGAATTGGCTCTTAGGAAGACTTGCTGTAGCCAATAACAAAGACGGAAGAGATGCAGTAAAGAATTTTCAGAAAAAGCTTAAGGTGGTTCCTTTAAGTGAGAGAGATAATCCAAACTACCAAGCCCCCAAAGGATCTTATATTCCAAAGAATAATTTAGTACCAATGGCAGTCGTGGATGGTTTAGATATAGTATCATACTATAACCAGATGTTAGCTTTAATGGTGGATAATCCATCATTGGTACAAGATACAAAGATGATTAAAGAGATGGCATCTGTTGGCTTATATCCAGGGCAGAAATTTGATATTCAACAGTTTTCAGAAGAGGTACAAGAGAAGATCAAAAATATTCCTGAAGAGGTGCAGTTGGCTTTCACAGAAAGAACCAATAACCCAAGTCCTAAAACATTTGTTAATGGATGGAACTACATTACCGGTCTTCTTGGTAACTACGGCACAAAATATAGTCTCAGGGCCTACATCGCTAAGATTGGATTAGGTGCAAATCAGGATATTGATGCTATTTATCCAAATACTGCGGTGGATCTAGATGGTGCCATTCTTAGTTCTAAACTCAAATATAAGATCCATTTTGATGCTAAAGATCTACCACCTGTAAAAGGTTTTTGGTCGATCACCGTATATGATAAGGAGGGATTCTTGGTAGACAATCCGATAGATCGATATTGTGTTGGTAGTATGAAACCTTTGCAATATAATAAAGATGGCTCTTTAGACATCTACCTGCAAGCAAAAGCTCCTAAAAGGAATAAGGAGAACTGGTTACCTACGCCCCAAGATGGGAGTAATTTTGAGTTAACAATGCGATTATATTGGCCTAAGAAGTCTGCATTGGAACGTAAGTGGAATATTCCTGGAGTACAGAAAGTGAAATAA